The Rhizobium etli 8C-3 genome has a segment encoding these proteins:
- a CDS encoding alpha-glucosidase/alpha-galactosidase, with the protein MSFKIAIIGAGSVGFTKKLFTDILCVPEFRDVEFALTDLSEHNLQMIKAILDKIVHSNKLPTKVTATTDRRKALEGARYIISCVRVGGLEAYADDIRIPLKYGIDQCVGDTICAGGILYGQRNIPVILDFCSDIRAVAEPGAKFLNYANPMAMNTWAAIEYGKVDTVGLCHGVQHGAEQIAEVLGARSLSDLDYVCSGINHQTWFVDLRLNGRKIGKDELVAAFEAHPVYSQQEKLRIDVLKRFGVYSTESNGHLSEYLPWYRKRPEEITKWIDMSDWIHGETGGYLRHSTETRNWFETEFPQFLESASKPIDPSRRSNEHASHILEALETNRVYRGHFNVKNNGVITNLPADAVIESPGFVDRFGINMVSGITLPEACAATCISSINVQRMSVHAAISGDIELLKLAVLHDPLVGAVSTPEEVWQMVDEMVVAQARWLPQYAHAVPAAQERLSKSSVKTRDWAGAARRSVRSIEELRAEKAALKQAV; encoded by the coding sequence ATGAGTTTCAAAATCGCTATCATCGGGGCAGGCAGCGTCGGCTTTACCAAGAAGCTGTTTACCGACATCTTGTGCGTTCCCGAATTCAGGGATGTCGAATTCGCGCTGACGGATCTCAGCGAACACAACCTTCAGATGATCAAGGCGATCCTCGACAAGATCGTTCATTCGAACAAGCTGCCGACAAAGGTTACGGCTACAACCGACCGACGCAAAGCGCTTGAAGGGGCTCGCTACATCATCAGCTGCGTGCGCGTAGGGGGACTGGAGGCCTATGCCGACGATATCCGCATCCCGCTGAAATATGGCATCGACCAGTGCGTCGGTGACACGATCTGCGCCGGTGGCATCCTTTATGGGCAGCGCAACATTCCCGTCATTCTCGATTTTTGCAGCGACATCCGCGCAGTCGCTGAGCCCGGCGCAAAATTCCTGAACTATGCAAACCCGATGGCAATGAACACGTGGGCTGCGATCGAATACGGCAAGGTCGATACGGTCGGCCTGTGCCACGGTGTACAGCATGGGGCCGAACAGATTGCCGAGGTTCTCGGCGCAAGATCGCTTTCGGATCTCGACTACGTCTGCTCGGGCATCAATCATCAGACCTGGTTCGTCGACCTGCGTCTCAACGGCCGCAAGATCGGCAAGGACGAGCTTGTTGCAGCCTTCGAAGCGCACCCGGTCTATTCGCAGCAGGAGAAGCTGCGCATCGACGTCTTGAAGCGCTTCGGCGTCTATTCGACGGAAAGCAACGGCCACCTTTCGGAGTACCTGCCGTGGTATCGCAAGCGTCCGGAGGAAATTACCAAATGGATTGACATGTCCGACTGGATCCACGGTGAGACCGGCGGCTATCTCCGCCACTCGACGGAAACGCGCAACTGGTTCGAGACGGAGTTCCCGCAGTTTCTTGAATCGGCGTCGAAGCCAATCGATCCGTCTAGGCGCTCCAACGAGCATGCAAGCCATATTCTTGAGGCTTTGGAGACCAACCGGGTCTATCGCGGCCACTTCAACGTCAAGAACAATGGCGTCATCACCAACTTGCCGGCCGACGCTGTCATCGAGTCGCCAGGGTTCGTCGATCGCTTCGGCATCAACATGGTCTCCGGCATCACCCTTCCGGAAGCCTGTGCGGCAACGTGCATCTCGTCGATCAACGTTCAGCGCATGTCCGTCCATGCGGCGATCAGCGGCGATATCGAACTTTTGAAGCTTGCGGTGCTGCACGACCCGTTGGTCGGTGCCGTCTCGACGCCCGAAGAGGTCTGGCAGATGGTCGACGAAATGGTCGTGGCTCAAGCCCGCTGGCTGCCTCAATATGCCCACGCCGTGCCGGCTGCGCAGGAGCGCCTGTCGAAATCGAGCGTGAAGACGCGTGATTGGGCCGGCGCTGCACGCCGCAGCGTGCGCTCCATCGAGGAGCTGCGCGCCGAAAAGGCGGCCTTGAAACAGGCTGTTTGA
- a CDS encoding ABC transporter substrate-binding protein: protein MKHLRKIGILAGLALSVSGPALNAYASEPTIPPEPAPFPAEGKINYVARDSILEFKALPDYNEPDWVKKNFVDTGKLPPVKDRLPKEPLVFKTENMPDGIGVYGDTMRHVIGGRPEGWNYGAGQTQGWGGIDIGLSECLTRTAPLFQVEAKDTEPLPNLAKSWEWSEDGHKLTMHLIEGAKWSDGAPFTADDIMFYWEDEVIDPNVSPLGGGASPEAFGTGTTLKKVDDYTVEWTFKETFPKQYLYTMAYPNFCPGPSHVLKPQHPKYSKNTYDQFKNAFPPEYMNMPVMGAWVPVEYRPDDIIVLRRNPYYWKVDEKGNQLPYLNELHYKLSTWADRDVQAVAGSGDFSNLEQPENFVASLKRAAEKTAPARLAFGPRLIGYNLRMNFSANGWGDPDARGQAIRELNRNEDFRKAVTMAFDRKAIGDSLVKGPFTAIYPGGLSSGTSFYDRQSTVYYPYDLEGAKAGLAKAGLKDTDGDGFVNFPAGQAGGKNVEIVLLVNNGYATDKSLAEGVVGQMEKLGLKIIINALDGPKRDDAHYAGRFDWLIQRNTTELASVVQNTEQLAPVGPRTSWHHRAGKDDQLDLMPFEKELVDIVNKFRTSQDNDERVSLMKEYQKNSTEHVNTVGLTEYPGALIINKRFSNLPQGTPIFMFNWAEDSVIRERLWVAADKQQKYELFPELLPGKPGEKGPLN, encoded by the coding sequence ATGAAACATCTTCGTAAAATTGGCATTCTTGCCGGACTGGCGCTGAGCGTCTCCGGCCCGGCCTTGAATGCCTATGCATCCGAACCGACCATTCCACCGGAACCGGCGCCGTTTCCGGCTGAAGGCAAGATCAATTACGTTGCCCGCGACTCCATTTTGGAGTTCAAGGCGTTGCCTGACTATAACGAACCCGACTGGGTGAAGAAGAATTTCGTGGATACCGGCAAGCTGCCGCCGGTCAAGGATCGGCTTCCAAAGGAGCCGCTGGTCTTCAAGACGGAAAACATGCCGGACGGTATCGGCGTCTACGGCGATACGATGCGTCATGTCATCGGCGGGAGGCCTGAAGGCTGGAACTACGGCGCCGGCCAGACGCAGGGCTGGGGCGGTATCGATATCGGCCTTTCGGAATGCCTGACGCGCACCGCGCCGCTCTTCCAGGTGGAGGCCAAGGATACCGAGCCGCTTCCGAACCTTGCCAAGAGCTGGGAGTGGTCCGAAGACGGTCACAAGCTGACGATGCACCTGATCGAAGGTGCGAAGTGGTCAGACGGCGCTCCCTTCACCGCCGATGACATCATGTTCTACTGGGAAGACGAGGTTATCGACCCGAACGTGTCGCCGCTTGGCGGGGGCGCATCGCCGGAAGCCTTCGGCACCGGCACGACCCTGAAGAAGGTTGATGACTATACCGTCGAATGGACCTTCAAGGAGACCTTCCCCAAACAATATCTATACACGATGGCCTATCCCAACTTCTGCCCGGGTCCGTCGCATGTCCTGAAGCCGCAGCATCCGAAATATTCGAAGAACACGTACGACCAATTCAAGAACGCGTTCCCGCCAGAATATATGAATATGCCGGTGATGGGCGCCTGGGTGCCTGTCGAATACCGTCCAGACGACATCATCGTGCTGCGCCGCAATCCCTATTATTGGAAGGTCGACGAAAAGGGCAACCAGCTCCCCTATCTCAACGAGCTGCACTACAAGCTTTCGACCTGGGCGGATCGTGACGTCCAGGCGGTCGCGGGCTCGGGCGACTTCTCGAACCTCGAACAGCCTGAGAATTTCGTTGCCTCGCTTAAACGCGCTGCCGAAAAAACGGCACCCGCCCGTCTCGCCTTCGGTCCTCGGTTGATTGGCTATAACCTGCGCATGAATTTCTCGGCCAACGGCTGGGGCGATCCGGACGCGCGTGGCCAGGCGATCCGAGAGCTGAACCGCAACGAGGATTTCCGCAAGGCGGTCACGATGGCGTTCGACCGCAAAGCCATCGGCGATTCGCTCGTCAAGGGACCTTTCACAGCGATCTACCCCGGCGGCCTGTCCTCCGGCACGAGTTTTTATGACCGGCAATCGACCGTCTACTATCCATACGACCTTGAGGGCGCCAAGGCCGGGCTTGCGAAGGCGGGCCTGAAGGATACGGATGGCGACGGCTTCGTGAACTTCCCCGCCGGGCAGGCGGGCGGAAAGAACGTCGAAATCGTGCTGCTCGTCAACAACGGCTATGCCACCGACAAGAGCCTCGCAGAAGGCGTCGTCGGCCAAATGGAGAAGCTTGGCCTCAAGATCATCATCAATGCACTCGATGGGCCGAAGCGCGATGATGCGCACTATGCCGGCCGCTTCGACTGGCTGATCCAGCGCAACACCACGGAACTGGCTTCGGTCGTGCAAAATACCGAGCAGCTCGCGCCTGTCGGCCCGCGCACCAGCTGGCATCACCGTGCCGGCAAGGACGACCAGCTCGATCTGATGCCCTTCGAAAAAGAGCTGGTCGATATCGTCAACAAATTCAGGACAAGCCAGGACAATGACGAGCGGGTCAGCCTGATGAAAGAGTATCAGAAGAATTCGACGGAGCATGTGAACACCGTCGGCCTCACCGAATATCCGGGGGCACTGATCATAAACAAGCGCTTCTCGAACCTCCCGCAGGGCACTCCGATCTTCATGTTCAACTGGGCTGAGGATTCCGTCATCCGCGAACGCCTGTGGGTGGCTGCCGACAAGCAGCAGAAGTATGAACTTTTCCCCGAGCTACTTCCCGGCAAGCCGGGAGAAAAGGGTCCGCTTAACTAG
- a CDS encoding LysR family transcriptional regulator yields MDFPSLRVFLSVAEHRSVTRAAAALGRVASNVTTRIQQLEEDFGVLLFNRDGRQMTLTREGRLFLSYAKRMAALADEARHSLSASSRPATLRVGTMESTAASRLPHILPRFATVAPHISLRLTMGATRDLARAVLAEEVDCALIALPIGKNAAAWLADVDLCQLELAPLWSEEVLIILPPDHPPVRHASDITVGALAALEAGCTYRRMAEDWLGRLSPFMTIEMSSYHAVIASVLAGGAVGVAPASVLSQLQLSRDMVQTVVAGSAETALLSRKNGGSSELDIFRTALLSAGGDNP; encoded by the coding sequence TTGGATTTTCCGTCGCTGCGTGTCTTTCTTTCCGTCGCCGAGCATCGAAGCGTGACGCGTGCTGCCGCCGCGCTTGGGCGCGTCGCTTCGAATGTCACGACGCGCATCCAGCAGTTGGAGGAGGATTTCGGTGTCCTGCTCTTCAACCGGGACGGAAGGCAGATGACTCTGACCCGCGAAGGGCGGCTGTTCTTGTCTTACGCGAAGCGAATGGCGGCATTGGCCGACGAGGCGCGCCATTCATTGTCGGCCTCCAGCCGGCCGGCGACTTTGCGTGTCGGTACGATGGAAAGCACGGCTGCAAGCCGGCTACCGCATATTCTGCCACGCTTCGCAACCGTTGCTCCTCATATTTCTCTTCGGCTGACAATGGGTGCGACGCGGGATCTCGCGCGTGCCGTTTTGGCAGAGGAAGTCGATTGTGCCTTGATCGCGTTGCCCATCGGCAAGAATGCAGCCGCCTGGCTTGCCGACGTTGATCTTTGTCAGCTCGAGCTGGCGCCGCTCTGGAGCGAGGAGGTTCTGATCATTCTTCCTCCGGATCATCCGCCAGTTCGTCATGCGTCGGACATCACCGTTGGCGCACTCGCCGCCCTTGAGGCCGGTTGCACCTATCGCCGCATGGCCGAGGATTGGCTTGGCCGTCTTTCACCGTTCATGACGATCGAGATGTCATCTTACCACGCCGTGATTGCGAGTGTCCTTGCAGGAGGCGCCGTTGGTGTCGCTCCAGCGTCGGTTCTGTCCCAGTTGCAGCTATCCCGTGACATGGTCCAGACGGTTGTTGCGGGTTCAGCCGAAACCGCTCTTCTTTCCCGCAAGAATGGGGGATCTTCAGAGCTGGATATCTTTCGAACGGCCCTCCTTTCGGCCGGCGGGGACAATCCATAA
- a CDS encoding alpha-glucosidase/alpha-galactosidase, with protein sequence MARNPKITFIGAGSTVFMKNIVGDVLQRPALSGATIALMDINPQRLEESAVVVNKLISTLGVKAKAETYSDQRKALTGADFVVVAFQIGGYEPCTVTDFEVPKKYGLRQTIADTLGVGGIMRGLRTVPHLWKVCEDMLAVCPEAIMLQYVNPMAINTWAIAEKYPAIKQVGLCHSVQGTAMELAHDLDIPYEEIRYRSAGINHMAFYLTFEHRQADGSFKSLYPDLVRAYREGRAPKPGWNPRCPNKVRYEMLTRLGYFVTESSEHFAEYTPYFIKEGREDLIEKFGIPLDEYPKRCVEQIERWKGQAEAFRSAETIEVAQSKEYASSIINSVWTGEPSVIYGNVRNNGCITSLPANCAAEVPCLVDGSGIQPTFIGDLPPQLTALIRTNINVQELTVQALMTENREHIYHAAMMDPHTAAELDLDQIWSLVDDLLSTHGDWLPAWARTAKKVQAA encoded by the coding sequence ATGGCACGAAATCCCAAGATCACGTTCATCGGAGCAGGCTCCACCGTCTTCATGAAGAACATCGTCGGCGATGTCTTGCAGCGTCCCGCGCTGTCGGGCGCCACGATCGCGCTGATGGACATCAATCCGCAGCGTCTCGAAGAGAGCGCCGTCGTTGTCAACAAGCTGATTTCGACCCTGGGCGTAAAGGCCAAAGCCGAAACCTATTCCGATCAGCGCAAAGCGCTGACAGGCGCAGACTTCGTCGTCGTCGCCTTCCAGATCGGCGGCTATGAGCCCTGTACCGTCACCGATTTCGAGGTGCCGAAGAAATACGGTCTGCGCCAGACCATTGCCGACACACTCGGCGTTGGCGGCATCATGCGTGGCCTTAGAACCGTGCCGCACCTTTGGAAGGTATGCGAGGACATGCTCGCCGTCTGCCCGGAGGCGATCATGCTGCAATATGTCAATCCGATGGCCATCAACACCTGGGCGATCGCGGAAAAATATCCGGCAATCAAGCAGGTCGGCCTCTGCCACTCCGTCCAGGGCACGGCCATGGAGCTGGCGCATGACCTTGACATTCCCTACGAGGAAATTCGCTATCGCTCGGCCGGCATCAACCATATGGCCTTCTACCTGACGTTCGAGCACCGGCAGGCGGATGGTTCCTTCAAGAGCCTCTATCCCGATCTTGTCCGCGCCTATCGTGAAGGCCGTGCCCCGAAACCCGGCTGGAATCCGCGCTGCCCCAACAAGGTGCGCTACGAGATGCTGACACGCCTTGGCTATTTCGTTACCGAGAGCTCGGAGCACTTTGCCGAATATACGCCCTACTTCATCAAAGAGGGCAGAGAGGACCTGATCGAGAAGTTCGGCATTCCGCTTGACGAATATCCCAAGCGTTGCGTCGAGCAGATCGAACGCTGGAAGGGACAGGCCGAAGCCTTTCGCTCGGCCGAGACGATCGAGGTCGCACAATCGAAGGAATATGCTTCCTCCATCATCAACTCGGTCTGGACTGGCGAACCGTCGGTCATCTACGGCAATGTCCGCAACAACGGCTGCATCACGTCGCTGCCGGCAAACTGCGCCGCCGAAGTGCCTTGCCTGGTCGATGGCTCGGGCATTCAGCCAACCTTCATCGGCGACCTGCCGCCACAGCTGACAGCGCTGATCCGCACCAATATCAATGTTCAGGAGCTGACCGTCCAGGCACTGATGACGGAAAACCGCGAACACATCTACCACGCTGCGATGATGGATCCGCATACGGCAGCTGAACTCGACCTCGACCAGATCTGGTCGCTCGTCGACGATCTTCTTTCCACCCACGGTGACTGGTTGCCGGCCTGGGCGAGAACAGCCAAGAAGGTGCAGGCAGCCTAG
- a CDS encoding ABC transporter ATP-binding protein — protein sequence MALSLVNSFAPPVRHDHDGRKDAPIIDARNIAVNFKVEDGFVEAVKDVSFQLYRGETIAIVGESGSGKSVTARTVMGLLTKRAVVSPKSTIDYDGANILKFSESARRKLRGNRISMIFQEPMSSLNPIYTIGSQIVEAIRVHQKFGRRQAQARALELLKHVQIPDPEARLKQYPHQLSGGQRQRVMIAMALANDPDVLIADEPTTALDVTVQAQILNLIRKLQKELQMAVILITHDLTVVRQFSDYVYVMQHGEMREHNTTERLFANPQHPYTKHLLGSEPRGQANPLPENSEIILDARRVRVSFMLRHGTFFKPEMKELVAVDSLSLALRRHETLGLVGESGSGKTTFGQALVRLNDPDGGEIYFDRQPIHGRSRAEMRPLRSRMQIVFQDPFSSLNPRMTIGQIIEEGLVVNRLGATKAERMDRVREALIAAGMPGHILSRFPHEFSGGQRQRIAIARAIALEPEFILLDEPTSALDLSVQAQIIELLRRLQDERGLSYLFISHDLKVVRALCHRVIVMQHGRIMEEGPVNEVLSNPKTAYTERLVKAAFEVA from the coding sequence ATGGCCCTTTCTCTCGTCAATTCCTTTGCGCCGCCCGTTCGCCATGACCATGACGGCCGCAAAGACGCCCCAATCATCGACGCGCGCAACATCGCGGTGAACTTCAAGGTCGAAGACGGCTTCGTTGAGGCGGTCAAGGATGTCTCGTTCCAGCTCTATCGCGGGGAGACGATCGCGATCGTCGGTGAGTCCGGATCCGGAAAATCGGTAACCGCGCGCACGGTGATGGGGCTTCTTACGAAGCGCGCCGTTGTCTCGCCGAAATCGACCATTGACTATGATGGCGCCAATATCCTGAAATTTTCCGAAAGCGCCCGCCGCAAGTTGCGCGGCAACCGCATCTCGATGATCTTCCAGGAGCCGATGAGTTCGCTGAACCCGATCTATACGATCGGCAGTCAGATCGTCGAGGCAATCCGTGTACACCAGAAGTTCGGCCGCCGGCAGGCGCAAGCGCGGGCGCTGGAACTTTTGAAGCATGTGCAAATTCCCGATCCAGAAGCCCGGCTTAAGCAATATCCGCATCAGCTGTCGGGCGGTCAGCGTCAGCGCGTGATGATTGCCATGGCGCTCGCCAACGATCCGGATGTCTTGATCGCCGACGAGCCGACGACAGCGCTTGACGTCACCGTGCAGGCACAGATCCTGAACCTGATCCGCAAACTGCAGAAGGAACTGCAGATGGCGGTGATCCTGATCACCCACGATCTCACGGTCGTGCGGCAGTTCTCGGACTATGTCTATGTGATGCAGCATGGCGAGATGCGCGAGCACAACACGACCGAAAGGCTCTTTGCCAATCCGCAGCATCCTTACACGAAGCATCTGCTCGGCTCTGAACCGCGCGGTCAGGCCAATCCATTGCCGGAAAATTCCGAAATCATTCTTGATGCCAGAAGGGTGCGCGTTTCTTTCATGCTGCGCCACGGTACGTTCTTCAAGCCGGAAATGAAGGAACTTGTTGCTGTGGACAGCCTGAGCCTTGCGCTGCGCCGTCATGAGACGCTTGGGCTCGTCGGCGAATCCGGTTCTGGCAAAACGACCTTTGGCCAGGCACTGGTCCGGTTGAATGATCCGGACGGCGGGGAGATCTATTTCGACCGCCAGCCCATCCACGGCCGCTCGCGCGCCGAGATGCGACCGCTGCGATCGCGCATGCAGATCGTCTTCCAGGATCCGTTCTCGTCGCTCAATCCGCGCATGACGATCGGTCAGATCATCGAAGAGGGGCTGGTCGTCAACCGGCTCGGTGCAACCAAAGCCGAGCGCATGGATCGGGTTCGCGAGGCGTTGATTGCGGCCGGCATGCCTGGCCATATTCTCTCGCGCTTCCCGCACGAATTCTCCGGCGGCCAGCGCCAGCGCATCGCCATTGCCCGCGCTATCGCCCTCGAACCCGAATTTATCTTGCTCGATGAGCCGACTTCCGCGCTCGATCTTTCCGTCCAGGCGCAGATCATAGAGCTCTTGCGCAGGCTGCAGGACGAGCGGGGACTGAGCTACCTCTTCATCTCGCATGATCTCAAGGTCGTGCGGGCGCTGTGCCACCGGGTGATCGTCATGCAGCATGGCCGCATCATGGAAGAGGGGCCCGTCAACGAAGTTCTATCCAATCCCAAGACCGCCTACACGGAACGGCTGGTGAAAGCCGCTTTCGAGGTAGCATGA
- a CDS encoding ABC transporter permease, whose protein sequence is MLAFDSSLPPPHEETVKKPPHGNESYIALVWRRMKRSWTGMMGLILVGLLIIMAVFADFFAPMDPKATDVGFAPPQAISFHDKDGNFVFQPRVYALADSEELDPVTFQPIVGPDYDNPRHLGFFVKGADYKLFGLIAANRHFFGSTDGEPVHFLGTDKFGRDVLSRAIIGSRISLVIALTVVFIVTLVGTTVGMVSGYFGGTFDVWVQRFVELVLAFPQLPLYLALTSLIPVTAPTNVFLAFVIVVMSALGWAQMSREVRGKTLALARIDYVRAAMAVGATDRRIIFQHIFPNVMSHVIVSVTLHIPSVVLLESFLGFLGFAVKPPLISWGLMLQDTANYSVIGTYPWILAPVGFVLVTVFAFNALGDGLRDAVDPY, encoded by the coding sequence ATGTTGGCCTTCGATTCCTCCCTGCCGCCCCCGCACGAAGAAACCGTCAAGAAGCCGCCGCACGGCAACGAAAGCTACATCGCACTTGTTTGGCGGCGCATGAAGCGCTCCTGGACAGGCATGATGGGCCTCATCCTCGTCGGGCTGCTGATTATCATGGCCGTCTTTGCGGATTTCTTCGCGCCGATGGATCCGAAGGCAACTGACGTCGGCTTCGCGCCGCCGCAGGCCATCAGCTTCCACGACAAGGATGGCAACTTCGTCTTTCAGCCGCGCGTCTATGCGCTTGCCGATTCAGAAGAACTCGATCCCGTCACCTTTCAGCCGATCGTCGGCCCGGATTATGACAATCCCCGCCACCTCGGCTTCTTTGTAAAAGGGGCCGACTACAAGCTTTTCGGCCTCATCGCCGCAAACCGGCATTTCTTCGGATCGACAGATGGCGAGCCGGTGCATTTTCTCGGCACGGACAAATTTGGACGCGACGTGCTTTCGCGCGCGATCATCGGCTCGCGCATTTCGCTGGTGATCGCTCTCACCGTCGTCTTTATCGTCACGCTCGTCGGCACGACCGTCGGTATGGTCTCCGGCTACTTCGGCGGCACATTCGACGTGTGGGTCCAGCGCTTTGTCGAACTGGTTCTGGCATTTCCTCAGCTGCCGCTCTATCTGGCGCTGACGTCGCTGATCCCGGTGACGGCTCCGACCAACGTCTTCCTTGCCTTCGTCATCGTCGTCATGTCGGCACTCGGCTGGGCGCAGATGTCGCGGGAGGTTCGCGGCAAGACGCTGGCATTGGCGCGTATCGACTATGTGCGGGCGGCGATGGCCGTTGGCGCGACGGACCGGCGCATTATCTTCCAGCATATCTTTCCCAACGTGATGAGCCACGTGATCGTATCGGTGACACTGCACATCCCCAGTGTCGTGCTGCTCGAATCCTTCCTCGGTTTCCTGGGCTTTGCGGTGAAGCCGCCACTGATCTCCTGGGGCCTCATGCTGCAGGATACGGCGAACTACTCCGTCATCGGCACCTATCCTTGGATCCTTGCCCCTGTCGGATTCGTGCTTGTGACCGTCTTTGCCTTCAATGCGCTGGGCGATGGCCTGCGCGACGCAGTCGATCCTTATTGA
- a CDS encoding AraC family transcriptional regulator has protein sequence MLRDLIANGQSMRTISLPRGRQRLHAMPTSAGYEVRENEVYDWDGRRRGQTPFTVLQHTIGGTGRLRYQNRNYRLQSGDTLLVLVPHNHRYWLEKGDRWEYFWISMHGEETLRIHKMVLGLAGPVLRLKPSTIDHLADCSLRLVKGASTPGAASAIAYEAAMALYDDVFGSAALAADLSAMQPVIDHIHANLDQPLPVSELAGIVGLSRAHFSRSFAESEGMPPAEYVLQQRLQRAAKLLTKADFLPVKEVSIMCGFEDSNYFSKVFRRVYGITPTEFRTTGMYASIGNARHRSAGPD, from the coding sequence GTGCTGCGGGATTTGATCGCCAACGGCCAGTCCATGAGGACAATCTCCCTGCCGCGCGGGCGCCAGCGACTGCACGCCATGCCGACGAGTGCTGGCTACGAGGTTCGGGAAAACGAAGTCTACGACTGGGACGGCAGGCGGCGCGGCCAGACCCCCTTCACCGTCCTGCAGCACACAATCGGCGGCACCGGCCGCCTGCGCTACCAGAACCGAAATTACCGGCTCCAAAGCGGTGATACGCTCTTGGTTCTCGTGCCGCACAATCACCGCTACTGGCTCGAAAAGGGCGACCGTTGGGAATATTTCTGGATATCCATGCATGGCGAGGAGACGTTGAGGATCCACAAGATGGTGCTTGGGCTTGCAGGTCCGGTTCTAAGGCTCAAGCCATCGACCATCGATCATCTCGCCGACTGCAGCCTTCGCCTTGTCAAGGGTGCTTCAACGCCTGGAGCAGCGTCGGCGATCGCTTATGAGGCGGCCATGGCCCTTTATGACGACGTCTTCGGCTCTGCGGCTTTAGCGGCGGATCTCAGCGCCATGCAGCCGGTGATCGATCATATCCACGCCAATCTCGATCAGCCATTGCCGGTGAGCGAACTTGCGGGCATCGTCGGTCTCAGCCGCGCGCATTTTTCCCGCAGCTTCGCAGAGAGCGAAGGCATGCCGCCTGCCGAATATGTGCTGCAGCAAAGGCTTCAGCGTGCGGCAAAACTTTTGACGAAAGCCGACTTCCTGCCGGTCAAGGAGGTCTCCATCATGTGCGGCTTCGAAGATTCCAACTATTTTTCCAAGGTCTTCCGCCGCGTTTACGGCATCACGCCCACGGAATTTCGAACAACCGGCATGTATGCAAGCATCGGCAATGCCAGACATCGATCGGCGGGTCCCGACTGA
- a CDS encoding ABC transporter permease, whose amino-acid sequence MLRFLLVRIASAIPVLFILSVVTFAIIQAPPGDYADYIRSQLINQSGASYAQAEAQAQAYRVEHGLDQTMVVQYFNWIGGIVTRGDFGYSMYYNKPVADVVAERLPRTLLLALVCHLFASVLGISFGIWAATRQYTWIDSLLSGVSFLGMTVPRFLMALIIVYLLVFQFNISEIGSFFSPQYGGAPWSWAKFVDLVSHVWPVVAIATFGGLAYNMRVMRGNLLDTLNAQYVETAKAKGLTGSAVVMRHAVPNALHPLVMYQGVVLPYMLTGEIETAIIFALPTVGPAIVGSMAIGDVYVTATFMMVLSATLIVGNIIADMLLALLDPRVRQFSGA is encoded by the coding sequence ATGTTGCGATTCCTGCTCGTGCGCATAGCCTCAGCGATCCCTGTGCTCTTCATCCTGAGCGTGGTGACCTTCGCGATCATTCAGGCGCCGCCCGGCGATTACGCCGATTACATTCGCTCCCAGCTCATCAACCAGAGTGGAGCCTCCTACGCGCAGGCGGAAGCCCAGGCCCAGGCCTACCGCGTCGAGCACGGCCTCGATCAAACCATGGTGGTCCAGTACTTCAACTGGATCGGCGGTATCGTCACTCGCGGCGATTTCGGCTACAGCATGTACTATAACAAGCCGGTTGCCGACGTCGTCGCAGAGCGCCTGCCGCGCACGCTGCTCTTGGCCCTGGTCTGCCATCTCTTTGCCTCCGTACTCGGCATCAGCTTCGGCATCTGGGCAGCGACACGCCAATATACCTGGATCGATAGCCTTCTTTCCGGCGTTTCATTTCTCGGCATGACGGTGCCGCGCTTCTTGATGGCGCTGATCATCGTCTATTTGCTGGTGTTCCAGTTCAACATTTCCGAGATCGGCAGCTTCTTTTCGCCGCAGTATGGCGGCGCGCCATGGTCGTGGGCGAAGTTCGTCGATCTGGTCAGCCATGTCTGGCCGGTCGTTGCGATCGCCACCTTCGGGGGACTCGCCTACAATATGCGCGTCATGCGCGGCAATCTCCTGGATACGCTGAATGCGCAATATGTCGAGACGGCCAAGGCGAAAGGGTTGACCGGCAGCGCGGTCGTCATGCGCCATGCAGTGCCCAATGCGCTGCATCCACTCGTGATGTATCAAGGCGTCGTGCTTCCCTACATGCTGACCGGAGAAATCGAGACCGCGATCATTTTCGCCCTGCCGACCGTCGGTCCTGCCATCGTCGGCTCCATGGCGATTGGTGATGTCTATGTGACCGCGACCTTCATGATGGTGCTGTCGGCAACGCTGATTGTCGGCAACATCATCGCCGATATGCTGCTCGCCCTGCTCGACCCGCGTGTCCGTCAGTTCTCAGGAGCCTGA